In Bacteroidia bacterium, a genomic segment contains:
- a CDS encoding T9SS type A sorting domain-containing protein: MNDLFNEDPNTLMAAGQVKNLSQFYYLMSDGKFKLTAKVYPQQVPVDYVAAGDTVYDTLYHPITGLPYDTLMLTNDTDGKARAAYMNARAIEWIATHDPTFDWGAFDQRANGPDFAYDNSTSPTPDSVIDYIVFMHREGGSVTGLSGAVFNTPVLKIPGTNYKIVSNYGHFGSRCTPSVENNYDYFTHEFAHSLYSCPHYMGANAYVVGNKLNQYYGWGMMSRLWPVFFTANAWERWYLGWSKPDSVYTNRQVLLYDFSATDTNLTRAIQIPIPNSGGQMLWIENHQKTGVWDYKPFYNTSPQPDVAPGIYMYTTYSGMNNHTTPGGLHDANWANGMMVYHAGGNYDMYPTNDPCATVFGATGCFPLFDTDSMLARPNPFSGSHFLQSITGDWDGDDSIRISVVTNSGGIELNEREVVWREKNSGIATATYAHTGDTRMAFDVGDKIGLSGIVPVKNFPKYSTSTQKNEPFQLNGIQVEVVSYNSTTGAYLLDIKFDKYEINEDKRWCGEFILPSLSGDTLLVAKGKNLLLDLSGTPDRLYINPVTQTLVNPSSLSLQPGALMKLDSGATMTVQNHSSFTLEGSNAKLFLGKNATLHIRDHSLMELKTNSVVILEEGAKIIVDSTASLIMRKPSYLDVKNHGEVIIKTGGSFRFEGNSDLRLLGDNSCLNIQGNWTLAESAIFNMVYGLNFKGFIRLGMNQATGLMAGNVFLEDTLCVINLQGNGNSDLILQIDEGTEFFPELGVFNFGMRKGKIEMGENARIVIPPLPANKTLYLTDLNIVSKTPPDKHKGIFILGPRQHVIENVNVSDGNPGITSWQALISGGERLKIRNSVFTDNTLAIYTIRGNAILEDVTMDENDTGWKADVTHLPGEILNGYFQDGSAIGIRHFGVGDLMVDSSFVSGNEQGIYMNGNSTLRLRCGSVGHNTENGFHLLNDANLDLSGGATGTDYTWVNAANNEYTIRLNRAGIVRVARGYNNFAPTPGTTTKRTLNGSQRLSITSVYSEKNRWNNASTNGTTPVYGSDYQVTNINNDPILYIDPDPEKLYCGTIPCPTCESYTDDPLYNCEDCEEINLTVEPAFGPDGYSVTVSLDEAIRDAMQEMRVYNGEGSDLEAAWRFLQILNFEYEEINVEEQYLLDLAYQNLKRAFASACANNEVLMAAGTQVVFDDLSAEIEDYMSSFLQGDPTPEDQMRYQKDRGTFYFTLGYRTQALSDFNDLLEIATGDDLAHIEEWECKLSAEKALYDETVSIAEFLNQMQQCENGGTQSRKANPALAQTEAPKLQPEPEIALYPNPVTDQIRIDFSLPEAGIAQIEIRDLQGRKVADILHPKLISEGNYSLTYNVRHLSSGVYVVHYFTAKHSKVIKMVVYR, from the coding sequence ATGAATGACCTCTTCAACGAAGACCCCAATACCCTCATGGCAGCGGGGCAGGTGAAAAATCTGAGCCAGTTTTATTACCTGATGTCGGATGGGAAGTTTAAGCTGACAGCCAAAGTCTATCCGCAGCAGGTGCCCGTGGACTATGTGGCTGCGGGGGATACGGTATATGATACTTTATACCATCCCATTACCGGACTCCCTTATGATACTTTAATGCTGACCAACGATACAGACGGGAAAGCACGGGCAGCATACATGAATGCCCGCGCTATCGAATGGATTGCTACGCACGATCCCACTTTTGACTGGGGGGCTTTTGACCAGCGAGCCAACGGCCCTGACTTTGCTTACGATAATAGCACATCTCCGACTCCGGATAGTGTGATTGACTATATCGTTTTTATGCACCGGGAAGGCGGGAGCGTAACAGGGCTGAGCGGAGCCGTTTTTAATACCCCAGTTTTAAAAATACCGGGGACAAATTATAAGATCGTCTCAAATTACGGCCATTTTGGTAGCCGATGTACACCCAGTGTCGAAAATAACTACGATTATTTTACCCATGAGTTTGCCCATAGTCTTTATTCCTGTCCGCATTACATGGGAGCCAATGCCTATGTGGTAGGAAACAAACTCAATCAATACTACGGCTGGGGCATGATGTCCCGGCTCTGGCCAGTGTTTTTTACTGCCAATGCGTGGGAACGTTGGTATCTCGGCTGGTCAAAACCTGACTCAGTATATACCAACCGGCAGGTGCTTTTGTATGATTTTTCTGCTACAGATACAAATTTAACCCGTGCCATTCAAATACCGATTCCCAACTCCGGCGGACAGATGTTGTGGATAGAAAATCATCAGAAGACGGGCGTTTGGGATTATAAACCCTTTTACAATACCTCGCCACAACCTGATGTTGCACCTGGTATCTACATGTACACCACCTACTCGGGAATGAATAATCATACAACACCGGGCGGATTACATGATGCAAACTGGGCCAATGGAATGATGGTATATCACGCCGGGGGAAATTACGATATGTACCCAACCAATGATCCCTGCGCTACGGTGTTTGGTGCTACCGGTTGTTTTCCTTTGTTTGATACTGATAGCATGCTGGCTCGACCCAATCCCTTTTCCGGGAGTCATTTTTTGCAGAGCATTACAGGCGACTGGGACGGAGACGATAGTATTCGTATCAGCGTAGTAACAAATTCGGGGGGAATTGAATTAAACGAAAGAGAAGTAGTATGGCGGGAAAAAAATAGTGGGATCGCTACTGCTACTTATGCCCATACCGGTGATACCCGTATGGCTTTTGACGTGGGCGATAAAATCGGGCTATCAGGGATTGTACCGGTAAAAAATTTTCCTAAATATTCAACTTCCACCCAAAAAAATGAACCCTTTCAACTCAATGGGATTCAGGTGGAGGTTGTATCTTACAACTCAACTACCGGGGCTTACCTGCTGGATATAAAATTTGATAAGTATGAGATCAACGAAGATAAACGCTGGTGTGGGGAGTTTATTCTTCCCAGTCTCAGTGGAGATACCCTCCTTGTTGCTAAAGGAAAAAATTTATTGCTGGATCTCAGTGGCACTCCGGATCGCCTCTATATAAATCCTGTTACTCAGACACTGGTAAATCCTTCCTCCCTCAGTCTGCAACCAGGGGCCTTGATGAAACTGGATTCAGGAGCAACAATGACTGTGCAGAATCATAGCTCATTCACCCTCGAAGGATCAAACGCCAAGCTTTTTCTTGGAAAAAATGCTACCCTGCATATCCGGGATCACAGCCTGATGGAACTAAAAACCAATTCAGTTGTTATTCTGGAGGAAGGTGCAAAAATCATTGTGGATTCGACTGCGAGTCTGATTATGCGAAAACCTTCTTATCTCGATGTGAAAAATCACGGAGAGGTAATTATCAAAACCGGAGGGTCATTCCGGTTTGAAGGGAATTCCGATCTTCGGTTACTGGGAGATAACTCGTGTCTGAATATTCAGGGGAACTGGACATTAGCAGAATCTGCCATATTTAATATGGTGTATGGGCTGAATTTTAAAGGATTTATTCGTTTGGGAATGAATCAGGCAACCGGGTTAATGGCTGGAAATGTTTTTCTGGAAGATACTTTATGTGTAATCAATTTGCAGGGAAATGGAAACAGTGACCTTATTCTGCAAATTGATGAAGGAACTGAGTTTTTCCCGGAACTGGGTGTGTTTAATTTCGGTATGCGAAAGGGGAAAATTGAGATGGGGGAAAATGCAAGAATTGTTATTCCACCCTTACCTGCTAATAAAACACTATATCTCACTGATCTCAATATAGTTTCCAAAACCCCTCCGGACAAACACAAGGGAATCTTTATTCTAGGCCCGCGACAACATGTTATTGAAAACGTCAACGTTTCCGATGGGAATCCGGGTATTACCAGTTGGCAGGCGTTGATATCCGGAGGAGAAAGGCTGAAGATTCGCAATTCCGTTTTTACAGATAATACGCTGGCTATTTACACCATTCGCGGAAATGCTATTTTAGAAGATGTGACAATGGATGAAAACGATACGGGTTGGAAAGCGGATGTAACTCATTTACCCGGCGAAATTCTGAATGGATATTTTCAGGATGGTTCCGCAATAGGTATCCGACATTTTGGTGTGGGAGATCTTATGGTTGACAGTTCCTTCGTTTCTGGAAATGAGCAAGGCATTTATATGAACGGAAACAGTACCCTGCGATTGAGGTGTGGCTCCGTGGGGCATAATACTGAAAATGGCTTTCACCTTCTCAATGATGCAAATTTGGATCTTTCCGGTGGTGCGACAGGGACAGATTATACCTGGGTAAATGCGGCTAACAATGAATACACCATAAGATTGAACCGGGCGGGTATTGTGCGGGTAGCGAGAGGATATAACAATTTTGCCCCTACACCAGGCACAACTACCAAACGAACCCTCAACGGAAGTCAACGACTTAGTATTACCTCTGTTTACTCTGAAAAAAACCGATGGAATAACGCAAGTACCAATGGCACTACTCCCGTCTATGGGTCTGATTATCAGGTAACCAACATCAATAATGATCCTATTCTCTATATTGATCCGGATCCCGAAAAGTTATATTGCGGAACAATCCCCTGCCCCACATGCGAATCTTACACGGATGATCCGCTTTATAATTGCGAAGATTGCGAAGAAATCAATCTCACCGTAGAGCCTGCTTTTGGGCCTGATGGTTATTCTGTAACCGTAAGCCTCGACGAGGCTATCAGAGATGCCATGCAGGAAATGCGCGTTTACAATGGTGAAGGGAGTGATCTGGAAGCAGCCTGGCGGTTTCTTCAGATTTTAAACTTTGAATATGAGGAAATCAATGTGGAAGAACAATATTTACTCGATTTAGCTTATCAGAATTTAAAACGGGCGTTTGCATCTGCTTGTGCTAATAACGAAGTATTAATGGCAGCCGGTACTCAGGTAGTTTTCGATGACCTAAGCGCAGAAATAGAGGATTATATGAGTAGTTTCCTGCAAGGCGATCCCACACCTGAGGATCAAATGCGGTACCAAAAGGACAGAGGCACATTTTATTTTACCCTGGGCTACCGAACACAGGCACTAAGTGATTTTAATGATCTACTGGAAATTGCCACAGGTGATGATTTGGCTCATATCGAAGAGTGGGAATGTAAACTGAGTGCAGAAAAAGCCCTTTATGATGAGACGGTTTCAATAGCTGAGTTTCTGAATCAAATGCAACAATGCGAAAATGGAGGCACACAGTCGCGAAAGGCTAATCCTGCTTTAGCTCAAACAGAGGCCCCTAAATTGCAGCCTGAGCCAGAAATTGCCCTTTATCCTAACCCGGTAACAGATCAGATCCGTATAGACTTTTCTTTGCCAGAGGCAGGAATTGCGCAAATAGAAATTCGCGATCTTCAGGGGCGAAAAGTCGCCGATATTTTGCACCCAAAGCTAATATCCGAAGGGAATTATTCCCTAACCTACAACGTTCGTCATCTGAGTTCAGGTGTTTACGTTGTACACTATTTCACAGCAAAACATTCTAAAGTGATAAAAATGGTGGTTTACAGGTAG
- a CDS encoding alpha/beta fold hydrolase has translation MFVAIVALLFSGCNFFDKEIVSETGYLEVNGTRLFYETMGEGDPIVILHGGPGMEHGYFLPHMKPLANTHKLIFFDQRACGRSSADVDSANMTMAQFVEDIDAVRKHFGIEKMNLMGHSWGGLLGMWYAKTYPDRLKSLILVNSIGASREFTQQAFETMNGRITDRDKIHQEKIMRSEAFQRGDSAAMVQLYRFSFAPSFYRRELLDSLHLYIPGDALDRQQLLTGLYPDLTSYDLHDSLRAVWCPVLILHGGYDATPAEALAKVATHLPDARMVAVPQCGHWAFIEQPEMFFREVNAFLAE, from the coding sequence GTGTTTGTGGCAATCGTTGCCCTTCTCTTTTCCGGGTGCAATTTTTTTGATAAGGAAATTGTAAGCGAAACCGGCTATCTCGAAGTCAACGGCACGCGCCTGTTTTACGAAACAATGGGCGAAGGCGACCCCATTGTCATTCTTCACGGCGGGCCGGGGATGGAACACGGCTACTTTTTGCCACACATGAAACCACTTGCAAACACACACAAGCTGATATTTTTTGACCAGCGGGCTTGTGGAAGATCATCGGCGGATGTGGATTCTGCCAATATGACCATGGCGCAGTTTGTCGAAGATATCGACGCAGTGCGGAAACATTTTGGTATTGAAAAAATGAACCTGATGGGCCATTCCTGGGGCGGGTTGCTGGGTATGTGGTACGCCAAAACCTATCCAGACCGGCTGAAAAGCCTGATATTGGTCAATAGTATCGGGGCAAGCCGTGAGTTTACCCAACAGGCATTTGAGACCATGAATGGCCGAATCACCGACCGGGACAAAATCCATCAGGAGAAGATCATGCGAAGTGAAGCCTTCCAGCGGGGCGACTCTGCTGCTATGGTGCAATTGTACCGATTCAGTTTTGCTCCGAGTTTTTACCGGAGGGAGCTGCTCGACAGCCTGCACCTATATATACCCGGCGATGCCCTTGACAGGCAGCAATTGCTCACAGGATTGTACCCTGACCTTACCAGTTATGACCTGCACGACTCACTTCGGGCAGTTTGGTGTCCGGTCTTGATTTTACACGGCGGATACGACGCCACGCCGGCGGAAGCTTTGGCAAAAGTCGCCACCCACCTTCCCGATGCCCGGATGGTTGCCGTACCGCAGTGCGGACATTGGGCGTTTATCGAGCAGCCTGAAATGTTTTTCAGAGAAGTGAATGCGTTTTTGGCGGAGTAG
- a CDS encoding aspartyl protease family protein: protein MRNAFFSFLALLLVFFRPVSGYSHPWETIPFKMVGQHAFIQMVAEEKDTLNLIFDTGASTFVLNEILLKKLNLSFDQMVSSTGIGGQREVKIGEIKYLRSGKVSLHQIPAIAASLSHLEVKIGHKIDGIIGYNFLRSHIVRMNYDKMLLEIFDQDEFCPEDYGRSHSIDLSTGIPVLSASVSLNDGSVVSGKFLIDSGAGSGLILNTPLVTEKRLTEIARNAGFQDESTGLNNQPAPYFETVMPGLTFGGYLLQRIPTRLSQGTTGVTAMPEYAGIIGNQILQRFSLVFDYQKEKIYIQPNSRLAHPFPNDASGLKIQLNESYTRIVVNKVIENSPAAHAGLKKGDILLAINDQRLKPEDLPMLKETFSQPGKKIVLTVFREGKAFPVRILLADWFM, encoded by the coding sequence ATGCGAAACGCCTTTTTTAGCTTCCTGGCCCTCTTACTGGTGTTTTTCCGGCCTGTCTCCGGCTATTCTCATCCCTGGGAGACCATCCCTTTTAAGATGGTGGGGCAACATGCCTTTATTCAAATGGTGGCAGAAGAAAAAGATACCCTCAACCTGATTTTTGACACGGGTGCCTCCACATTTGTCCTCAATGAAATATTGCTAAAAAAGCTGAATCTGTCTTTTGATCAAATGGTTTCCTCAACCGGGATCGGAGGCCAGCGGGAGGTAAAAATCGGAGAAATCAAATACCTGCGATCAGGGAAAGTTTCACTCCACCAGATACCAGCGATTGCTGCATCATTATCGCATTTGGAGGTCAAAATCGGGCACAAAATTGATGGCATTATTGGTTACAATTTCCTCCGCAGTCATATCGTGCGGATGAATTACGACAAGATGTTGCTCGAAATTTTTGATCAGGATGAATTTTGTCCGGAAGACTATGGAAGAAGCCACTCCATAGATCTCAGCACCGGCATTCCGGTTTTGTCTGCTTCGGTGAGTCTGAACGATGGTTCGGTAGTTTCGGGCAAATTTTTAATTGACTCAGGTGCAGGTTCCGGCCTGATTCTAAACACTCCACTGGTAACGGAAAAGCGGTTGACGGAAATTGCGCGTAATGCAGGTTTCCAGGACGAATCGACGGGACTCAACAACCAGCCAGCCCCATATTTTGAGACCGTCATGCCTGGACTTACATTTGGCGGGTACCTTTTACAGCGAATCCCCACGAGGCTGAGTCAAGGTACGACAGGGGTAACCGCCATGCCAGAATACGCAGGGATTATTGGCAACCAGATATTGCAGCGGTTTTCGCTGGTTTTTGATTACCAGAAAGAAAAAATTTACATACAGCCCAATTCACGGCTGGCCCATCCATTTCCCAATGACGCTTCCGGACTAAAAATCCAGCTCAACGAGAGCTATACCCGGATTGTGGTAAACAAGGTGATCGAAAATTCGCCAGCTGCCCATGCAGGGCTGAAAAAGGGTGACATTCTCCTCGCCATCAACGATCAGCGGCTGAAGCCCGAAGATCTGCCGATGTTAAAGGAAACGTTTTCCCAACCCGGCAAAAAAATCGTCCTGACAGTCTTTAGGGAAGGAAAAGCATTTCCGGTAAGGATTTTACTGGCAGATTGGTTTATGTAA
- a CDS encoding DUF1080 domain-containing protein yields MQNVSHKIIRPTIIFFLIVTFGQGLFGQGKNREEMDPSVTEVWTPVPPKVTPGKNMAPPSDAIVLFDGKDLSNWVGADGGAAKWEVKDGAATVVKGTGTITSKQSFGDMQLHIEWRAPSQVVGDGQGRGNSGIFLMSKYEVQVLDCYDNVTYSNGQTASIYKQHVPLANACLPPGEWQTYDIIFDAPVFDDKGNVRRPAYVTVIHNGVLALNHAEIRGSTQYKGMASYEAHAAKMPIVLQDHGNPVSFRNIWVREL; encoded by the coding sequence ATGCAAAACGTATCACACAAGATTATCAGACCGACTATCATATTTTTCCTGATTGTCACCTTCGGTCAGGGACTGTTTGGACAGGGCAAAAACCGTGAGGAAATGGACCCTTCTGTAACAGAAGTCTGGACACCGGTTCCGCCCAAAGTAACTCCCGGGAAAAACATGGCACCGCCATCAGACGCGATTGTATTGTTTGACGGAAAAGACCTTTCCAACTGGGTAGGCGCAGACGGTGGTGCGGCCAAATGGGAAGTCAAAGACGGCGCAGCGACAGTTGTAAAAGGAACCGGTACAATTACTTCCAAACAAAGCTTTGGCGATATGCAGCTCCATATCGAATGGCGTGCCCCATCCCAAGTCGTCGGCGACGGTCAGGGAAGAGGCAACAGTGGGATTTTCCTGATGAGCAAATATGAGGTGCAGGTACTCGATTGCTATGACAACGTAACTTATTCCAATGGACAGACCGCCTCTATTTACAAACAACATGTGCCTTTAGCCAATGCTTGTCTTCCTCCCGGAGAATGGCAGACCTATGATATAATCTTTGATGCCCCTGTATTTGACGATAAGGGAAATGTACGCCGCCCCGCTTATGTAACCGTCATCCACAATGGGGTACTGGCACTAAACCACGCCGAAATCCGTGGCTCTACCCAATACAAAGGTATGGCATCCTATGAAGCACATGCCGCAAAAATGCCGATTGTACTTCAGGACCACGGCAACCCTGTCAGTTTCCGCAATATCTGGGTAAGAGAGTTGTAA
- a CDS encoding YceI family protein: MKNYVFNAIAALMLGLLFTPGLVYSQKYLIGEGTVCAVTGTSTLHDWKASVGKVSGYLSLDKAFTKKATPAKGAEILAGNITFEVKSMDGGRGSVMNDKIYNAFDAEKNPNIIFTLSKAVVTEVKPDGTFSLNASGSLVMAGQTQSMSLQLTGKKEADGKYHFTGEKTLDMTSFGMEPPSAMFGQIETGKDVTINFNLFFGV, translated from the coding sequence ATGAAGAACTACGTTTTTAATGCAATTGCTGCGTTGATGCTGGGGCTGCTTTTCACCCCGGGACTGGTATATAGTCAAAAATATCTGATTGGCGAAGGTACAGTGTGTGCAGTTACGGGAACCTCCACCCTGCACGACTGGAAAGCTTCGGTAGGAAAAGTTTCGGGCTATCTTTCACTGGACAAAGCATTTACCAAAAAAGCCACGCCGGCTAAAGGGGCAGAGATTTTGGCAGGAAACATCACATTCGAAGTCAAAAGTATGGACGGAGGAAGAGGCTCCGTCATGAATGACAAAATCTACAATGCTTTTGATGCGGAGAAAAACCCCAATATCATCTTTACCCTTTCCAAAGCTGTAGTTACAGAGGTAAAACCGGATGGCACATTCAGCCTCAATGCTTCCGGGAGCCTGGTCATGGCAGGGCAAACGCAGAGTATGTCTTTGCAACTTACAGGCAAAAAAGAAGCCGACGGGAAGTATCATTTTACCGGAGAAAAAACCCTCGACATGACGAGCTTTGGAATGGAACCACCTTCTGCCATGTTTGGCCAGATAGAAACCGGCAAAGACGTAACCATCAATTTTAATCTGTTTTTTGGGGTATGA